In the Desulfosporosinus acidiphilus SJ4 genome, AAAAATCCCTGTTATGGTCCCCAGCATAATTGCATATTTCGGATGAATGATCAACAATCCAACAATGGATAAAAAAAGTGTCACAAGGAACACGATGAATTCCGCCCGCACAAATCCCGCAAATGCTCGTGAAAAGTCATAACCCAATTCTCGCACCTCATCACGCCACTCAAAAGGAAAAATACTGACGATGTCATTAAGATAGCGTTTAGCACCCTTAGACATGAAAAATGTCGCCACAAGGGCTATGACTATAACGATAATAAATTCGGGAATCTTGGCAGCGAATGTCAAGACATTCGAAAGAACATCTGGCACTCTGCTCACAAAACCCTTAACGGTATTATTAATACTTTCCTCAGAACCAGGGATATTTAAATAATAGACATCAATTTTCGTAAGCCAATGGGTGATAAAACGCTGTAGAAACTGGTTATAAAATGGCCAATGAATATAAATATCCTGAACTTCTCGAATCAAACGAAGTACCAAAAGGGTAATTACGATACCTAAACCGCCAATTTCTACAATCATTGCCGTCAGTACGGCCGGAACCAAAGGAATTTGAGCTTTTCTGATCAAAAAATTCTTGAGTGGGCTAATGGCAGCGGTCATAATAAATGCCAAAATAAACGGCAAAAAGAGATAACTGTAGCGCCCCACTAAATATATCAAGATACCAATCACTAACCAAAAGGCAATAAATTTTAGGCTTCGTATCAAAAACTGCTTCGTTACATGGCTCACTAACTAGACTCCCTTCTTCTAGCAAGCAATATCCGTTTTTGGGCTAAACGTTTTGCCATGATCTTTCGACGATAGAAAATTAGTACAAAAAGACTGGCGATTATTATACCCGCCTGCCAAGAAAAATCCGGTTTAAGACTCTTGGCACTGGCCCGCGGAAGTGTAATTGTCTTTCCGGCTTTAAGGGGGAGCGTATCGAGAAGAGTTGTTCCATCATATACCTCAACTCGCCCAACCTCCTGTCCTTCCTCAACCGAGTTCAGAGCATTCTTAGGGCCTGATACTTTTAGGGTCAAATCAGCAGGTGTTTGATCATTGACCCCTTGCGTTAAATAAATCGGCCGATCTATTTTTAAATCAACCGGTTCTTGATTAACTGTTATTGAGGTAAGAACAGAACCTGCGGGTTTAAAGATCTTATCCGCATATTGTTTATACCCATAGTCCAGCATTGCCTGCATATCGGTATAGATCTCCCGTCCGGGAGATTTAAGAATCACACCAATCAATTGACGTCCGTTTCTGGTCGCTGAGGCCACAAGACAGTTTTCTGCTGCGGCTGTATATCCTGTTTTTATGCCATCGACCTCAGAATCACGCCATAACAGTTTATTTTCATTAACCATTTGAGTGGGCATATCCGGCTTAGCTCTGGGAATGACATAATTTTTGGTGCGAACATATTGAGCAAAGACAGGGTTTTGATAAGCTGTTCGAGCAATTAAGGCTAAATCATGGGCAGTCGTCACATGTCCATCCGCAGTCAAACCGCTCGGATTCACAAAATGTGTCCGTGTAGCTCCAATCTCAAGGGCTCGTTGATTCATCAGGTCAACAAATTTACTGACATTTCCTCCAATATGTTCTGCCACGGTTACGGCAGCATCATTGGCAGAATTCAAAAGCATAGCATAGAGCAAATCTTTAAGTGACATTTTTTCACCCGGTTCCAGATAAATCTGGGTTCCATAGACAAGCTTATTATTAAGCAAGGTAGATGATGCCGTAACCGTGTCATTCAAATTGCCTCGCTCAATAGCTAATAATCCTGTCATAATTTTTGTCGTGCTGGCGGGTGCCAGCTGTTCATTGGGATTTTTGGCAAAAAGAGTCTGGCCGGATTGAACATCGATTAGATAAGCTCCCTCACCGTGCACTACCGGCAAGGATTGACTGTCAGAAGGCTTGTCCGCTGCATAAGTAGTTTGAATATTGCTCATCATCATTGATAAAGCCAATACAAAAATCGTCATGAATTTAAATTTCAAAGAAGAGAAGCCTCCTGTTCTTGCTATACTTTACGCTGATAAAAAAGTGCGAGAGTGCCTGGCCCCGTATGACTGCCTACTACACAGCCAATATCACTAATCCAAATGTCTTTTACGACAACGCGTTCCCTGATTTCTCGGGCAAGAATCAATGCTTCTTCATAACATGCTGAGTGCGATATTCCAATGATCTGTTCTCCAGGATTATCAATTTCCTGCTCCAAGACTTCGGCTAACTTACGAATAGCTGCTCGTCTGGAACGCACTTTGGCAAAAGGCTCAATTTTTCCCTCAGAGGTCATGTGTAAAACAGGTTTCACGTCGAGTAAACCACCTAGGAGTCCGGCGGTTTTACTCACCCTGCCTCCTTTAACTAAATACTCTAAGGTATCCAATGTAAAAATATATCGCATCTTGGCCCGAAGATCAAGAATCGCAGCTTCAGCTTCTCTCCAATTTGCAGCAGAGGTAAGAATTTGCTGAGCCAAAATAGCCAGCAAACCATAGCCGAAGGAAGCTCCCAAGCTGTCAATGATGTGAACCCGCTCCGGTGCCGAAGTGGATTCGGCCATTATTTGAGCTGTGGCAAAGGTTGAACTAAGACCCGAGGAAAGATGGATAGCCACCACATCATACCCCAGAGATAAATACTGCTCATAATGCTCTAAAAGGATCTTGGGATTAGGCTGAGATGTTTTAGGCAATTCTTTGAAGTGGCGATAGTCTGCATAAAAATCTTGAGTATTAAGATTAACGCCTTCGAGATAAGTATTCCCGTCAATAGTTACCGTCATTGGAATTATATCGATACCTGCTGCAATGGCGCGGTCTAAAGGGATATCTGACGCGCTGTCAACAAGAACTTTGAAAGACATAATAATACCTCCCAACAAACAGGGTTCGACGTTATATAATTCGAGATGGGGCAATATTATCCTGCACACTTAAAAAAAATAAATGCCCATGCTTAATCGCAATGGGCACTTAATTCTATGACAATTAATCAGCGGGTTATTATAATCGGATACATTGACCTCTAAGACGCTAATCGTTGAATAATGGCATGTTGCCCAACAATAGACATCAATTTCGGAAGTTCCTGTTTCTTAACCAACCGATAATTTACTTCTTCGCCTTCGATCCATGTTACTAAAAACATAGAATCCCTTCTCTCAATTGCATTTTGGATTATGTATACATAATACCATAATACATTATGGGAAACAAGGCTTTCCGAAGGGCCATAAACGATTCCTATATCAATTATTACTAATAATCATCTGTAGTTGTCGCCATAAATCAGTATCTCGAATATCGGTATGCCGCCCTTCTTTGTTAATGAACAGATGGACCGTTTTTCCTTGAGCTAATAACGTCTCATCTCGATACACCAAATAAGAAAACGTCACTGAACGAGTTGTAACTTTATCAATCGTTGTCACTATTTTAATATCATCATCATAGCGTGCTGGCTTTCGATATCGGCAATTAGCTTCGATCACCGCTAAAGAAAAGCCTTGCTCTTCAAACCTCGTATATGGGAGATTTATTTCTCGAAAAAGTTCAGTACGGCCTACCTCGAACCAAATGAGATAATTCGCATGATAAACGATCCCCATTTGATCCGTTTCAGCGTAGCGAACTCGCAATCGACTCGTTCCTGATAACCCCATTTTTAGCCCTCCCTTATATCGTATATCCCCGTAAAAGGCCTTTTCTATAGTTTTCCCTTCATGACGTTAATTAAACTTGTCCCAAAGTGCAGGTATCCCTTGAAAGACCGCCGTCCTGTTTTAATTATTTGTTACAACATGTTATAATTGAATATCGTAATCTCAGTAAATCCTACGAAAGGGGCATATTTCTTGACGACTTCATCAATTAACATACTGATTCAAAGAATCAATGAACTTTCTAGAAAGCAACGATCTGAAGGTCTTGAAGAATGGGAGAAGGCTGAACAGGAGGTCTTGCGGCAAGAATACTTATCTTTTATCCGCGGCCAAGTGAAAGAGACCTTAAGCAAAGTCAAATTTGTTGATGATCCGCCCATTCAATAGAGGCATCGCATACATCCCCATCTCAGCCCCCCACTTATCGAAGCGGGGGGCTTTCCTTCGATTTCTTCATCCAATCGTAGATTCTCGTGGGAGTGGTCCCAATGTTCGTCTTTAGCTAAACGCGAGTTGATTAAGGGTAGAATTACTTAACTATTTAAAGTTCTTTTGAGTGTGTCCAACCAATGACTCGACGCTGGGGTCGCAGGGCCATGACCGGGCAGAATCCAACGTAAGGAACGCTCAGTTACACTGCGGGCCGAATCTTTTAACATTTTTTTATCCCAAGTAAAATAATTCGGAGCAAGCCGAATCTCGCCTCCCTGAAATAAATCTCCGACAATGGCTATCCCATTACGGTAGAGTGCAATATGCCCGGGAGTGTGTCCAGGCGTAGGTATCACTTCCCAATCACCGAATATTTTCCCATCCTTCAGTGGTGTTATTTCTTTGGGAAGATTCAATCGTCCAAAAATAGGACGAGTCAAGGTTGGTAACCAGCGTTTAATGCCATAACGCTTCTGCTGTCCTATGATAAATGGAATCTCAAGCAAATGGGCATAAAGAGCACATGTAAAATAGTTTTGTAGTTTAACTGCACTTCCAACGTGATCGATATCATAATGGGTAAGAACAATTCCTTCTATAAGCATAGGATCTAGTCCAATTGTATTCATATACTTTATTATCTTATATTCTTGACCAGGCATTCCTGTATCAACTAAAAATGTATGTGAACCAGTTATCAGATAAGAGTGGGCACCCTTAACCCCATCAATTAAATGAATACCATCAGTTACCAACACTATGATATTTCCCCCATCCAACGGAAACGTGCTGATCTGTTCACTTAACAATTAGGAACATTAGCAGTTTATTATTTCTTAGGTAAGTTTGTTCGACAGAAAACGTTAAATACCTTTTCAATGAACTTTGTATGGTGGACGATTCAAAATTACAAAAACTTTGTCAATGTATTTTTTACACCATACGGCAAATAATAAGTAATGCTCAAACGTTTTAAAAAGGAGGAGGATTTCTTTGCCGGAACGAATTCTAAAATTTGGAGGCGTCAAAATCCGTAATCTTGTCCCCCCAGTAAAGATAAATCGTTTTGTCAATCAGTTGCCATTAAACAAACGCGATTCGCTTTTTGAAATTGCCTCCGAATTACAAGATGCTGGAATGATTGATGTTTTAAATTCGCGTTCCCAGAGCACAATGGATAAGGACACAATTGATGACCAAATGACGAATACTGGTAATTTTGCACATGATTTAACAAGTTTTAAACGGCATATCAACGAAAAAGATTCCTTAAACCTGCCCAAATAGAATTAGTCATTGTCATGATCTCTAGTCTTCATTACGTGTTTACGTGTATAAAATGATGTTCCATAACGGTTGCACTAAATAAACGTTTGCGTTCACTTCACTGTTAAGTTAAGTGGACGTTTTTTACTGTTATTCAGTGGCTATAAAACCTAGCCACTGCCCACACCTACATCGTGACGATAACATAATATACACAAAAAATTCCGTACAAACCTTATTTGTAACGGAATTTTTTTAGTGGCGCCGGAAGATAAGCTTAAGCAAGAAGAACCTTAACTCCCATTGAATTTAGTTTTTCTCTGACCGATTCCTCTAAGCCGGAATCGGTAACTAAAGTTTGAATGCTATCCCAGCTAGCGAAGGAATGAAAATGAATTTGCCCTATTTTAGCACTGTGCGCGACAAGGATAACTTCTTTGGCAACTTTAAGCATCTCTTGTTTTGCTTCTGATTCTAGCATGTTTGCAGTTGATAGACCACGTTCGATGGTTACACCTGTTGCCCCCAAAAATAGTTTATCCGCGTTAAAACCTTTTATAACTGAACGTGTTATCGGTCCAACAAGAGCATAATTCTTACTTTGGACTTCCCCTCCAGTTAGTAAAACGGTAATATCATTCCGATTTCCTAGGACACTCGCAATAGGTAATGAATTGGTTATTACGGTACATTTAGTAGTCAATGCTTGGGCTACAGCTAACGTTGTTGTTCCTGCATCCAAAAAAATTGAATCTCCTTCGGAAATCAGGGTTGCAGCTAAATGTCCGATTCTGGCCTTTTCACGCTCGGCTTCTCCCATACTCATCATCAAAATATCCGTTGTTGGAACTGGAGGATAGATCGCTCGTCCATGTTCGCGTTGGATTAGACCCAGAGCGGCTAAGTTTCTGAGATCTCTGCGAATGGTCATTTCTGAAACGTTAAACCGCTTGGCCAATTCAGTGACCGTTAAATTGCCGTGTTCTTGAAGTAACCACTGAATTTCATCTTGCCTTTCAGAACTCACGATCTCCCTCCTCTCGATTTTAAAGTTGAATTAAAGAATACTCATTGAACCTTCATACATGATACCTGTCAATGCATCAACGGTGACCAACTGTCCATTGGATATTTTAGAGAAAGCATCTACCGCACCGACAATTGCAGGAATTCCATATTGTAATGCTGCAATTGCTGCATGTGAAGTCAAGCCACCCTCTCCAACGACAATTGCCCCGGCGCGGGAAATAAGTGATACAAAACTGGCATCTGTACTCTCGGCTATTAAAATATCACCGTCGTTGAATTTATCCTGAGCAGGATTCTTAACTTTTTGTGCAATACCGGAGTAAGATTTTCGGCCAATACCGGTTCCTTTGGTAAGGATATTGCCAATAATCTGGACTTTAATCATATTCGTGGAACCAACTTTACCAATTGGAACCCCGGCCGTAATAACAACCACATCGCCTGAGGAAATATAATTCATAGTTAAGGCACTGTTGACAGCCACAGATAACATTTGGTCAGTTCCTGAACTTTCGGGGACTACAAGGGGTTGAACTCCCCAGGTGAGAGACAGCTTTCTAGCCGTTGCCGCAAAAGGAGCTGCAGCTACAATCAGAGCTTTAGGACGATATTTGGCAATCATTCGTGCTGTCAATCCGGAATGAGTCGGAGTAAGAATAGCAGCAGCATCAAGATCATTAGCAATATTATATGTTGCATAACTTATTGCTTCAGCTACATTTAAATGCGGATGACGCTTTGCCTGAGTGTCTAAGATCGTCTTCTCGGTACGACAGGCAATCTTATCCATCATTTGAACAGCTTGGATAGGAAATAGACCAGCCGCTGTTTCACCTGATAACATAATGGCATCAGTTCCATCCCAAATGGCATTAGCAACATCACTGGCTTCTGCCCGGGTTGGCCGGGGTTGGCGAATCATCGAGTCTAACATTTGAGTGGCGACAATCACCGGTTTTCCCATAAGGTTACATTTCGATATCATTTCCTTTTGATAAATCGGAACTTCTTCAACTGGAACTTCCACCCCTAAATCACCACGGGCAACCATTAATCCATCGGCTACTTCTAAAATAGAATCCAAGTTTGCGATGCCTTCTTGACTTTCTATTTTGGCAATAATGTGAACATCAGCGCCCATTTCTTCAACGACCCTGCGCACATCCAGAATATCAACTGCCTTTTGAGTAAAGGAAGCAGCAATAAAATCAATGCCTTGTGAGACTCCAAAACGAATATCATCAATATCTTTTTGGGTTACTGCCGGCAAATCAACGTGAATACCCGGAACGTTGACTCCCTTTTGCGATTTAAGAACTCCGCCATTGCGTACAATGGTCTGAATCTTTTCGTTTTCGACGGAACTTACTTCTAAATCAAGTTGTCCGTCATCAATAAGAATATGGGTTCCGGGTTCAACATTTTGCCACAAGGTTTTATGAGTAATTCCTACCCGTTCTTGATTCCCAAGGCTGAGATCTGTATCAAGTATAAATGTCGAGCCATTTTCTAACCTGACTCCCTCATTGGGGACCATTCCGGTACGAATTTCCGGACCTTTTGTATCGAGAAGAATACCTAAATGCTTGCCGATTTTAGCGGCTTCTTCTTTTAATACTGCAATTCGTCGTCCATGTTCCTCATGGGTTCCATGCGAAAAATTCAAACGTGCTACATTCATACCCGCAGCCAGAAGCGCTTGAACATTTTCCCTAGATTCACTTGCCGGGCCTATCGTGCAGACAATTTTAGTCCTTCTCATTGTTCATTTCCTCCTGATTACAAACCTTTCGCGACAATCAGTTTAACTAAATCAACAACACGGTTGGAGTAGCCCCATTCATTGTCATACCAGGATAATACTTTAACCATTCGATCTCCCATCATCATCGTTGATAAACCATCAACAATTGAGCTTGCAGGATTTCCGTTGAAATCATGCGAGACAAGAGGCAGATCGGTATATTCGAGAATACCCTTCAATTCGTTATTTGCAGCTTGACGCAAGGCGGCATTAACTTCTTCTTTTGTAGTTGGTTTGCTTAAATTAGCTACAAAATCAACTAATGAGACATTGGGAGTTGGAACACGGACAGCCAGTCCGTTCATTTTTCCTTCTAATTCAGGAAGAACTAGGGTCACCGCTTTAGCCGCACCCGTTGTGGTGGGAATCATAGATTGGTATGCAGCCCTTGACCTGCGCCAATCGGAGTGTTCTAAATCCAAAATTCTTTGGTCATTGGTTACCGAGTGAGTTGTTGTCATCATTCCTTGCTCAATGCCAAAGGAGTTCATTAATACTTTGGCCACGGGAGCAAGACAGTTGGTGGTGCAAGAAGCATTTGAAATAATATGATGGTTTTTAGGATCATATTTACCCTCGTTAACACCCAACACAATGGTTATGTCTTCATTTTTTGCCGGTGCGGAAATGACAACTTTTTTAGCCCCTGCCGTGAGATGTTGGGCCGCTGCATCACGTTTTGTAAAACGACCAGTTGATTCAATGACAATATCAACACCAAGTTTTGCCCAGGGCAAATCCAAGGGATTTCTCTCAGCCAAAATTTCAATACGTTTTCCGTCAATGACCATGGCGTTTCCGTCGAGTTCTACGGAATTGGGAATAATTCCATGGTTAGAGTCATACTTAAACAAATGAGCCAATAAAGCCGGACTTCCTAAGTCATTAATTGCGACTACCTCAAAAGGAAGTGATTGTTGTTTGAGAGCGGCACGAAGTGTTAGTCTGCCAATTCTACCGAATCCATTAATAGCTACGCGTAAACTCATTTTTATTAACCTCCTCTTAATGATC is a window encoding:
- the ytvI gene encoding sporulation integral membrane protein YtvI, whose product is MSHVTKQFLIRSLKFIAFWLVIGILIYLVGRYSYLFLPFILAFIMTAAISPLKNFLIRKAQIPLVPAVLTAMIVEIGGLGIVITLLVLRLIREVQDIYIHWPFYNQFLQRFITHWLTKIDVYYLNIPGSEESINNTVKGFVSRVPDVLSNVLTFAAKIPEFIIVIVIALVATFFMSKGAKRYLNDIVSIFPFEWRDEVRELGYDFSRAFAGFVRAEFIVFLVTLFLSIVGLLIIHPKYAIMLGTITGIFGILPVLGVGIVLVPWAFIAFIGGHNLLAFELILLTIIITITRHVIEPKILGDNVGLDPLFVLISMYIGLASTGIVGLVLGPFILIAYHALSKAGVFRNL
- a CDS encoding D-alanyl-D-alanine carboxypeptidase family protein gives rise to the protein MKFKFMTIFVLALSMMMSNIQTTYAADKPSDSQSLPVVHGEGAYLIDVQSGQTLFAKNPNEQLAPASTTKIMTGLLAIERGNLNDTVTASSTLLNNKLVYGTQIYLEPGEKMSLKDLLYAMLLNSANDAAVTVAEHIGGNVSKFVDLMNQRALEIGATRTHFVNPSGLTADGHVTTAHDLALIARTAYQNPVFAQYVRTKNYVIPRAKPDMPTQMVNENKLLWRDSEVDGIKTGYTAAAENCLVASATRNGRQLIGVILKSPGREIYTDMQAMLDYGYKQYADKIFKPAGSVLTSITVNQEPVDLKIDRPIYLTQGVNDQTPADLTLKVSGPKNALNSVEEGQEVGRVEVYDGTTLLDTLPLKAGKTITLPRASAKSLKPDFSWQAGIIIASLFVLIFYRRKIMAKRLAQKRILLARRRESS
- a CDS encoding DegV family protein, which gives rise to MSFKVLVDSASDIPLDRAIAAGIDIIPMTVTIDGNTYLEGVNLNTQDFYADYRHFKELPKTSQPNPKILLEHYEQYLSLGYDVVAIHLSSGLSSTFATAQIMAESTSAPERVHIIDSLGASFGYGLLAILAQQILTSAANWREAEAAILDLRAKMRYIFTLDTLEYLVKGGRVSKTAGLLGGLLDVKPVLHMTSEGKIEPFAKVRSRRAAIRKLAEVLEQEIDNPGEQIIGISHSACYEEALILAREIRERVVVKDIWISDIGCVVGSHTGPGTLALFYQRKV
- a CDS encoding acyl-CoA thioesterase — translated: MGLSGTSRLRVRYAETDQMGIVYHANYLIWFEVGRTELFREINLPYTRFEEQGFSLAVIEANCRYRKPARYDDDIKIVTTIDKVTTRSVTFSYLVYRDETLLAQGKTVHLFINKEGRHTDIRDTDLWRQLQMIISNN
- a CDS encoding DUF896 domain-containing protein; protein product: MTTSSINILIQRINELSRKQRSEGLEEWEKAEQEVLRQEYLSFIRGQVKETLSKVKFVDDPPIQ
- a CDS encoding MBL fold metallo-hydrolase, which codes for MLSEQISTFPLDGGNIIVLVTDGIHLIDGVKGAHSYLITGSHTFLVDTGMPGQEYKIIKYMNTIGLDPMLIEGIVLTHYDIDHVGSAVKLQNYFTCALYAHLLEIPFIIGQQKRYGIKRWLPTLTRPIFGRLNLPKEITPLKDGKIFGDWEVIPTPGHTPGHIALYRNGIAIVGDLFQGGEIRLAPNYFTWDKKMLKDSARSVTERSLRWILPGHGPATPASSHWLDTLKRTLNS
- a CDS encoding DeoR/GlpR family DNA-binding transcription regulator; translated protein: MSSERQDEIQWLLQEHGNLTVTELAKRFNVSEMTIRRDLRNLAALGLIQREHGRAIYPPVPTTDILMMSMGEAEREKARIGHLAATLISEGDSIFLDAGTTTLAVAQALTTKCTVITNSLPIASVLGNRNDITVLLTGGEVQSKNYALVGPITRSVIKGFNADKLFLGATGVTIERGLSTANMLESEAKQEMLKVAKEVILVAHSAKIGQIHFHSFASWDSIQTLVTDSGLEESVREKLNSMGVKVLLA
- the pyk gene encoding pyruvate kinase, encoding MRRTKIVCTIGPASESRENVQALLAAGMNVARLNFSHGTHEEHGRRIAVLKEEAAKIGKHLGILLDTKGPEIRTGMVPNEGVRLENGSTFILDTDLSLGNQERVGITHKTLWQNVEPGTHILIDDGQLDLEVSSVENEKIQTIVRNGGVLKSQKGVNVPGIHVDLPAVTQKDIDDIRFGVSQGIDFIAASFTQKAVDILDVRRVVEEMGADVHIIAKIESQEGIANLDSILEVADGLMVARGDLGVEVPVEEVPIYQKEMISKCNLMGKPVIVATQMLDSMIRQPRPTRAEASDVANAIWDGTDAIMLSGETAAGLFPIQAVQMMDKIACRTEKTILDTQAKRHPHLNVAEAISYATYNIANDLDAAAILTPTHSGLTARMIAKYRPKALIVAAAPFAATARKLSLTWGVQPLVVPESSGTDQMLSVAVNSALTMNYISSGDVVVITAGVPIGKVGSTNMIKVQIIGNILTKGTGIGRKSYSGIAQKVKNPAQDKFNDGDILIAESTDASFVSLISRAGAIVVGEGGLTSHAAIAALQYGIPAIVGAVDAFSKISNGQLVTVDALTGIMYEGSMSIL
- the gap gene encoding type I glyceraldehyde-3-phosphate dehydrogenase, with translation MSLRVAINGFGRIGRLTLRAALKQQSLPFEVVAINDLGSPALLAHLFKYDSNHGIIPNSVELDGNAMVIDGKRIEILAERNPLDLPWAKLGVDIVIESTGRFTKRDAAAQHLTAGAKKVVISAPAKNEDITIVLGVNEGKYDPKNHHIISNASCTTNCLAPVAKVLMNSFGIEQGMMTTTHSVTNDQRILDLEHSDWRRSRAAYQSMIPTTTGAAKAVTLVLPELEGKMNGLAVRVPTPNVSLVDFVANLSKPTTKEEVNAALRQAANNELKGILEYTDLPLVSHDFNGNPASSIVDGLSTMMMGDRMVKVLSWYDNEWGYSNRVVDLVKLIVAKGL